Proteins encoded by one window of Winogradskyella sp. PG-2:
- a CDS encoding sugar phosphate isomerase/epimerase family protein translates to MKHYLTIPIIFLLLATLSCKDDKNEQVKQDDKIKEMNNEQFFKLSLAQWSLNENIRFQGMDPFDFARIADSLEFEGLEYVSQLYKPFYEKNGIDALVKKLAEESKKYNQNNILIMVDNEGDLADPDEAKRDEAVELHKKWVDAAAALGCHSIRVNTFGTNDPDIWHNAVVDGLKKLSTYAATKNVNVLCENHGWLSSDPDKLMKALNEVNMENCGTLPDFGNWCIKRKDGENWGECEEEYTDKYKGIELLMPKAKAVSAKSYAFDENGNETTLDYVRILQIVKDAGYRGYIGVEFEGGLPEEEGIVSTKNLLISANQKLK, encoded by the coding sequence ATGAAACATTATTTAACTATTCCGATCATTTTTTTATTGCTAGCTACTTTAAGCTGTAAAGACGATAAAAACGAACAAGTAAAGCAAGATGACAAGATCAAAGAAATGAATAATGAACAATTTTTTAAGCTATCCTTGGCGCAGTGGTCATTGAATGAAAATATTAGATTTCAAGGTATGGATCCTTTTGACTTTGCAAGAATTGCTGATTCTTTGGAATTTGAAGGCTTAGAATATGTAAGTCAGTTGTACAAGCCCTTCTATGAAAAAAATGGTATTGACGCATTAGTTAAGAAGTTAGCCGAAGAGAGTAAAAAATACAATCAAAATAATATTCTTATAATGGTTGATAACGAAGGTGATCTTGCAGACCCAGACGAAGCTAAACGTGATGAAGCTGTAGAATTACATAAGAAATGGGTAGATGCAGCTGCTGCATTAGGTTGTCATTCCATCAGAGTAAATACTTTTGGAACTAATGACCCAGATATTTGGCATAATGCAGTTGTGGATGGTTTAAAAAAGTTATCTACTTATGCGGCAACCAAAAACGTAAATGTACTTTGTGAAAATCATGGATGGTTATCATCTGATCCAGATAAACTAATGAAAGCACTTAATGAAGTTAATATGGAAAATTGTGGTACACTTCCAGATTTTGGTAATTGGTGCATAAAACGAAAAGATGGAGAAAATTGGGGAGAATGTGAAGAGGAATATACTGATAAGTATAAGGGAATTGAATTATTAATGCCCAAAGCAAAAGCAGTAAGTGCAAAATCATATGCATTTGATGAAAACGGTAATGAAACTACATTAGATTATGTTAGAATCTTACAAATAGTTAAAGATGCAGGTTATAGGGGCTACATAGGAGTTGAATTTGAAGGTGGTCTGCCTGAAGAAGAAGGAATTGTTTCTACTAAAAATCTATTAATCAGTGCAAACCAAAAACTAAAATAA
- a CDS encoding gluconate 2-dehydrogenase subunit 3 family protein codes for MNRREALKNLGLATGFVVVTPSLISLLQSCTSTPEGWKPVFFNVDETNFTSNVVDIILPKTETLPAASELNVIEFIDKYVSETMDEHEQKNMRSTFSEILNILKGDAENLDEKTPEDYKAILDKYMLVEDEIDEEREANPIKPWSDHANAISGTKEYIKPTKNELLNNLKWLTINAYRTNEQIGENVMPYDPIPSTYECGDLQELTGGKAWSL; via the coding sequence ATGAATAGAAGAGAAGCACTTAAAAATTTAGGCTTAGCAACTGGTTTTGTAGTTGTAACACCATCTTTAATTAGTTTATTACAGAGTTGCACTTCTACACCTGAAGGATGGAAGCCTGTCTTTTTTAATGTAGATGAAACTAATTTCACAAGCAATGTTGTTGATATTATATTACCTAAAACTGAAACATTACCTGCAGCTTCTGAGCTAAATGTCATTGAATTTATTGACAAATATGTATCGGAAACTATGGATGAACACGAACAAAAAAACATGCGTTCAACATTTTCTGAAATTCTTAACATTTTAAAAGGTGATGCTGAAAATTTAGATGAAAAAACGCCCGAAGATTACAAGGCTATTTTAGATAAGTATATGCTAGTTGAAGATGAAATTGATGAAGAACGCGAAGCAAATCCTATAAAACCTTGGAGTGATCATGCTAATGCTATAAGTGGGACTAAAGAATATATTAAGCCTACCAAAAATGAGTTGTTAAATAATCTAAAATGGTTGACTATAAATGCGTACCGAACCAATGAGCAAATTGGTGAAAACGTAATGCCATACGATCCAATTCCATCAACTTACGAATGTGGTGATTTACAAGAGTTAACTGGTGGTAAAGCCTGGTCTTTATAA
- a CDS encoding nucleoside permease: protein MKSSTSVKLSIMMFLEFFIWGGWFVTMGSFLGNNLSASGAETAMAYSTQSWGAIIAPFIIGLIADRFFNAEKILGILHIVGAVLMYLMSQTTDFSVFYPYVLGYMIAYMPTLALVNSVAFNQMNDPAKQFPHVRVWGTVGWILAGLVISFVFKWDSIENIANGMLSNTFLMVSIASAILGIFSFILPKTPPSISKDDKVGLSDILGLDALKLLKDTNFLVFFISSVLICIPLAFYYQNISPFLTEYKVENSTAWASLGQMSEVLFMLLLPFFFKKYGFKKTILFGMLAWGIRYVLFAYGNAGDLFFMIVLGIALHGICYDFFFVSGQIYTDSKAGEKVKSAAQGLITLATYGVGMLVGFWVAGQIVDKNLISEGLHSWKDIWVFPAIFAGAVMLLFALLFKNEKIEYKDS from the coding sequence ATGAAATCATCTACTTCCGTTAAGTTATCAATAATGATGTTTCTCGAATTTTTTATTTGGGGAGGTTGGTTTGTAACTATGGGTTCTTTTCTAGGAAATAACTTAAGCGCATCTGGTGCAGAAACGGCAATGGCCTATTCTACACAATCTTGGGGAGCCATTATAGCACCTTTTATTATTGGATTAATAGCCGACCGTTTTTTTAATGCTGAAAAAATATTAGGTATACTTCATATAGTTGGTGCAGTTTTAATGTATTTAATGTCACAAACTACTGATTTTAGTGTGTTTTACCCTTATGTATTAGGTTATATGATTGCTTATATGCCAACTCTAGCATTAGTTAATTCGGTTGCTTTTAATCAAATGAATGATCCTGCAAAGCAATTCCCTCATGTAAGAGTATGGGGAACTGTAGGTTGGATTTTAGCAGGTTTAGTAATTAGCTTTGTCTTTAAATGGGATTCTATTGAGAATATAGCTAATGGTATGTTGTCTAATACATTTTTAATGGTGTCAATTGCTTCAGCTATTTTAGGTATTTTTAGTTTTATACTACCAAAAACACCTCCAAGTATTTCTAAAGATGATAAAGTAGGTCTATCAGATATTTTAGGCTTAGATGCTTTAAAATTATTGAAGGATACTAACTTCTTAGTGTTCTTTATATCATCAGTTTTAATATGTATCCCTTTAGCATTTTACTATCAAAATATTAGTCCGTTTTTAACTGAGTATAAGGTAGAGAATTCTACCGCTTGGGCTTCATTAGGTCAAATGTCTGAAGTATTGTTTATGTTGTTGTTACCGTTCTTCTTTAAAAAGTATGGTTTCAAAAAAACGATTTTATTCGGAATGTTAGCTTGGGGAATTAGATATGTTCTGTTTGCATATGGTAATGCAGGAGATTTATTTTTTATGATTGTTCTAGGTATCGCTTTACATGGAATTTGCTATGATTTTTTCTTTGTTTCAGGTCAAATATATACGGATTCTAAAGCTGGTGAAAAAGTAAAAAGTGCAGCTCAGGGACTCATAACATTAGCAACTTATGGTGTAGGTATGTTAGTTGGATTTTGGGTAGCTGGACAAATTGTAGATAAAAATTTAATTAGTGAAGGTTTGCATAGTTGGAAAGATATTTGGGTATTCCCTGCAATTTTTGCAGGTGCAGTTATGCTTTTATTTGCTTTATTATTTAAAAACGAAAAAATAGAATATAAAGATTCATAA
- a CDS encoding Gfo/Idh/MocA family protein: MSNKIRLGILGGGGDSLIGVLHRVASSMFDRYQLVGGSFNPSLDESIKFANQIGIPTDQVYKDLDTLIEKELELPEDKRIEVVSILTPNFLHFPMAKKLLENGFNVICEKPMTTTYEEAKILHEILKKSSTVFAVTYTYTGYPMVRQMRQMIANGDIGKIQKIDAQYYQGWINSIIHDKEQRKSTWRLDPEKSGISCCIGDIGTHAFDMVEYMSGLKVNSILADLNYLYEDNQMDIDGTVLIHCDNGVKGVIRASQIATGEENNFTVQIYGDKAGLKWEQENPNYLYLLEDGQPLRVLKPGHGYNSKLSLDGTKLPPGHPEGIFDSMGNIYKGVAKAIRNETYDHGEFPTMIDGVRGMNFIEKAVESHKAGNVWVEIDKH, from the coding sequence ATGAGTAATAAAATACGACTTGGCATTTTAGGTGGAGGTGGAGATTCGCTTATTGGAGTTTTACATAGAGTAGCATCTTCAATGTTCGATAGATATCAACTTGTTGGTGGATCTTTTAACCCTTCGTTAGATGAGAGCATCAAGTTTGCTAATCAGATTGGAATCCCAACAGATCAAGTTTATAAAGATTTAGATACACTAATCGAAAAAGAATTAGAACTTCCTGAAGATAAACGAATTGAAGTTGTGTCTATTCTAACTCCTAACTTTTTACATTTTCCAATGGCTAAAAAATTACTGGAAAATGGATTTAATGTCATTTGCGAAAAACCAATGACTACGACATATGAAGAGGCAAAAATTCTTCATGAGATACTTAAAAAATCTAGTACAGTTTTTGCAGTTACGTATACCTATACTGGTTATCCTATGGTACGTCAAATGCGACAAATGATTGCAAATGGTGACATCGGAAAAATTCAAAAAATTGATGCGCAATATTATCAAGGATGGATAAATTCCATAATTCACGATAAAGAACAACGCAAATCGACATGGAGATTAGATCCAGAAAAATCAGGTATTAGTTGCTGTATTGGTGATATTGGTACACATGCTTTTGATATGGTGGAGTATATGTCTGGCTTAAAAGTGAATTCAATATTAGCAGATTTAAATTACTTGTACGAAGACAACCAAATGGATATAGATGGTACTGTTTTAATTCATTGCGATAATGGTGTAAAAGGGGTTATTCGAGCTAGTCAGATAGCAACTGGGGAAGAGAATAATTTTACAGTCCAAATATATGGTGATAAAGCCGGATTAAAATGGGAACAAGAGAATCCGAATTACCTCTACTTATTAGAAGATGGACAACCCTTACGTGTCCTTAAACCAGGTCATGGCTATAATAGTAAGCTATCTTTAGATGGTACAAAATTACCTCCAGGACATCCAGAAGGTATATTCGACTCAATGGGAAATATTTATAAAGGTGTAGCTAAAGCGATTAGAAATGAGACTTATGACCATGGTGAGTTTCCAACGATGAT
- the azu gene encoding azurin, protein MKKYLNLSILVLTITSFTLFNCGGKEEEKEEKTTYDFKKDKSTKKDTNLAILGIIGDDNMQFNKKELRVKAGQRVKLTLKHNGKIDVNIMGHNVVILKKGTDKAAFAAKAAIAKDNGYIPEGTDEVIAHTKMIGGGQITTIEFDVPEVGEYDFICSFPAHFALMQGKFIVE, encoded by the coding sequence ATGAAAAAGTATCTAAATCTAAGTATTCTTGTATTGACAATAACTAGTTTTACACTATTTAATTGTGGTGGAAAAGAAGAGGAAAAAGAAGAAAAAACAACCTATGACTTTAAAAAGGATAAAAGCACTAAAAAAGATACTAATCTAGCAATTTTAGGTATTATTGGTGATGACAACATGCAATTTAATAAAAAAGAATTGCGAGTAAAAGCGGGTCAAAGAGTAAAACTTACTTTAAAACACAATGGTAAAATTGATGTCAATATTATGGGGCATAATGTTGTGATACTTAAAAAAGGAACTGATAAGGCGGCTTTCGCTGCTAAGGCTGCAATAGCTAAGGATAATGGTTATATACCTGAAGGAACAGATGAAGTTATTGCGCATACTAAAATGATTGGTGGTGGACAAATTACTACTATTGAATTTGATGTCCCAGAAGTAGGTGAATACGATTTTATTTGTAGTTTCCCAGCGCACTTCGCTTTAATGCAAGGGAAATTTATTGTAGAGTAA
- a CDS encoding GMC oxidoreductase, which yields MNNNTKVETTEYDAIVVGTGISGGWAAKELCEKGLKTLVLERGRMVKHREDYPTANLDPWDLPNGGKPTTDTLRRKFKQNRTGYTTHEARQHFFVDDLKHPYNEDKRFDWMRGYHVGGRSLMWGRQSYRLSNTDFEANKKDGVAIDWPVRYKDIEPWYDYVEEYIGVSGENLGLEHFPDQKLLKPMNLNCVEEHLKDNISENYDDGRVLTIGRVAHITEGTKPGDGRSTCQYRNRCMRGCPFGAYFSSNSSTLPAAEATGNMTLRPNSIVHEVIYDDATKQATGVRIIDAETKEKIEFKAKVIFLCASAIASTSILMQSKSERFPNGLGNDSGELGHNIMDHHFHVGAVGDAEGFDDKYYKGRRANGIYVPRFRNLGGETNNGSFKRGYGYQGGASREDFSELVAELKYGPKLTEAIMKPGKWQMVLFGFGETLPDHKNRMYLDYEKLDEWGLPTVTFDAEFGENENAMRKDMVAQGIEMLENAGFKNVVGFDNRDKYVMGLGIHEMGTARMGDDPKTSVLNKWNQIHACSNVYVTDGAFMTSAACHNPSLGYMAFTARAVDHATKEFKKNNA from the coding sequence ATGAATAACAACACTAAAGTAGAAACAACAGAATATGATGCTATTGTTGTAGGCACAGGAATTTCTGGAGGATGGGCAGCAAAAGAATTATGCGAAAAGGGCTTAAAAACATTGGTTCTTGAACGAGGTAGAATGGTAAAACACAGAGAAGACTATCCGACAGCAAATCTTGACCCTTGGGATTTACCAAATGGAGGAAAACCCACGACAGATACACTACGTAGAAAATTTAAGCAAAACCGAACTGGTTATACAACACATGAAGCAAGACAACATTTCTTTGTTGACGATCTTAAGCACCCTTATAATGAAGATAAACGATTTGATTGGATGCGAGGTTATCATGTAGGTGGTCGTTCACTCATGTGGGGAAGGCAAAGTTATCGTTTAAGTAATACTGATTTTGAAGCAAACAAAAAAGATGGTGTTGCTATAGATTGGCCTGTTCGTTATAAAGATATTGAACCATGGTATGACTACGTAGAAGAATATATTGGTGTCAGTGGTGAAAACTTAGGTTTGGAACATTTTCCGGATCAAAAACTTTTAAAACCAATGAATCTTAACTGTGTTGAAGAACACTTAAAAGATAACATTTCGGAGAACTACGATGACGGACGTGTACTCACCATTGGTCGTGTTGCCCATATTACAGAAGGCACAAAGCCTGGAGATGGTCGTAGTACTTGCCAATACAGAAATAGATGTATGCGCGGTTGTCCTTTTGGCGCATATTTTAGTAGTAATTCATCAACATTACCTGCTGCTGAAGCTACAGGTAATATGACATTACGACCAAATTCTATAGTACATGAAGTAATTTATGATGATGCCACAAAGCAAGCAACTGGTGTTCGTATTATTGATGCTGAAACTAAAGAAAAAATAGAATTTAAAGCCAAAGTAATTTTCTTGTGTGCTTCTGCTATAGCATCAACATCTATTTTAATGCAATCAAAATCTGAACGTTTCCCTAATGGACTAGGAAATGATAGTGGAGAATTGGGTCATAATATAATGGATCATCATTTCCACGTAGGTGCTGTTGGAGATGCAGAAGGTTTTGATGATAAATATTATAAAGGTAGAAGAGCAAACGGTATTTATGTACCTCGTTTTAGAAATTTAGGAGGAGAAACAAATAATGGAAGCTTCAAGAGAGGATATGGCTACCAAGGTGGAGCTTCACGTGAAGATTTTTCAGAATTAGTTGCTGAATTAAAATATGGACCAAAATTAACTGAAGCTATAATGAAACCAGGTAAATGGCAGATGGTACTTTTTGGTTTTGGAGAAACTTTACCAGATCATAAAAATCGCATGTATCTAGATTACGAAAAACTTGATGAATGGGGCTTACCAACTGTAACTTTTGATGCTGAATTTGGTGAAAACGAAAACGCTATGCGTAAAGATATGGTTGCACAAGGTATAGAAATGCTCGAAAATGCAGGCTTTAAAAATGTAGTTGGATTTGATAACAGAGATAAATACGTTATGGGACTAGGTATTCATGAAATGGGTACTGCTCGTATGGGAGACGACCCTAAAACCTCGGTCTTAAATAAATGGAATCAAATACATGCCTGTTCAAATGTTTATGTTACCGATGGAGCTTTCATGACTTCAGCTGCATGTCATAATCCTTCTTTAGGTTATATGGCTTTTACAGCGAGAGCAGTAGACCATGCCACAAAGGAATTTAAAAAAAATAACGCTTAA
- a CDS encoding helix-turn-helix transcriptional regulator, protein MKVNKQEIGPYEVDGVVYHADTCLPLIDAHDRNKIKFKALARHTYPGDRLDDNTLGLNSIGYWDANEPQDWGLDWHRNEGIEFHFLESGTMPYSQENKEVVLTPNHLTITRPWEAHKVGNPNIGMGKFYWVIIDLGVRRPHQEWVWPDWITLTESDLKQLTNFLRQDEKSILKTDQRIRDCFKRINSAVNTDKKGSNASRIRLLVNYLLILILDLLKTEDIVLDESLIDSSRSVQYFLKELDKNLSEDWTIERMSRSAGVGLTRFTHHCKQLTNLTPMRYLTMRRLEMSKKILIENQALTVGEVAYSCGFTSSQYFSTVFKKHEKCSPNEFRKLRQIDLSLTAYPEV, encoded by the coding sequence GTGAAAGTAAACAAACAAGAAATTGGGCCTTATGAAGTGGATGGCGTGGTCTATCATGCAGACACTTGTTTGCCTTTAATTGATGCTCACGACAGGAATAAAATAAAATTTAAGGCCTTAGCGCGCCATACGTATCCAGGTGATCGATTAGATGATAATACCTTAGGGTTAAATAGTATAGGCTATTGGGATGCTAATGAACCTCAGGATTGGGGTTTAGATTGGCACAGAAATGAAGGTATAGAATTTCATTTTTTAGAATCGGGTACAATGCCTTATTCTCAAGAGAATAAGGAGGTTGTGCTAACTCCAAATCATTTAACTATTACTAGGCCTTGGGAGGCTCATAAGGTTGGTAATCCTAATATAGGAATGGGCAAGTTTTATTGGGTGATTATTGATTTAGGTGTAAGACGTCCGCATCAAGAATGGGTTTGGCCAGATTGGATTACTTTAACAGAAAGTGATTTAAAGCAGTTGACTAACTTTTTAAGACAGGATGAGAAATCCATATTAAAAACAGATCAGCGCATACGCGATTGTTTTAAACGTATAAATAGTGCTGTAAATACAGATAAGAAGGGTAGTAATGCTTCGCGAATACGTTTACTAGTAAACTATTTATTGATTCTGATTTTAGATTTGTTAAAGACAGAAGATATTGTGCTTGATGAATCTTTGATAGATAGTTCGAGAAGTGTTCAGTATTTTTTAAAAGAATTAGATAAAAATTTATCTGAAGATTGGACTATTGAGCGTATGTCCCGTAGCGCAGGTGTTGGTCTTACTAGATTCACACATCACTGTAAGCAGCTAACAAACCTTACTCCAATGCGGTACCTTACTATGCGGAGATTAGAAATGTCTAAAAAAATTCTTATTGAAAACCAAGCTTTAACGGTTGGAGAGGTGGCTTATTCATGCGGATTTACTAGCAGTCAGTATTTTTCTACGGTATTTAAAAAGCACGAAAAGTGTTCGCCGAATGAATTTAGGAAATTACGTCAAATAGATTTATCTCTAACAGCTTATCCTGAAGTTTAG
- a CDS encoding hydroxypyruvate isomerase family protein translates to MQRRNFIKNTALAVAATSAIPSRVFASSSQKPDHFKLDFAPHEGMFKAHASENLFDQIRFMHQMGFRSYEDNEMRHRPIDEQKAISSLMQGLNMRMGVFVAHKIYWDKPNLASGDKTYRLEFLDDIKNSIEVAKRINAKWMTVVPGHVDLRLDDDYQTANVIESLKQASSLLEPHGIVMVLEPLNFRDHPGLFLSESPQAYQICKAVDSPSCKILFDIYHQQIQEGNLIPNIEATWDEIGYFQIGDNPGRNEPSTGEINYKNVFKHIYDKGYKGILGMEHGNSIDGKKGELSVIEAYKNASNF, encoded by the coding sequence ATGCAACGCAGAAATTTTATAAAAAACACTGCACTAGCAGTTGCCGCTACTAGCGCAATCCCTTCGAGAGTTTTTGCTAGTTCTTCGCAAAAACCAGATCATTTTAAACTCGATTTTGCGCCTCATGAAGGTATGTTCAAAGCACATGCGAGTGAAAACTTATTCGACCAAATTCGCTTCATGCATCAAATGGGTTTTCGTTCATATGAAGATAACGAAATGAGGCATCGACCTATTGATGAACAAAAGGCTATTTCATCATTGATGCAAGGATTAAACATGAGGATGGGTGTATTTGTCGCTCACAAAATATATTGGGACAAACCTAATCTTGCAAGTGGTGATAAGACCTATAGATTAGAATTTCTTGACGATATTAAAAACAGTATTGAAGTCGCCAAACGCATTAATGCCAAATGGATGACTGTAGTTCCTGGTCATGTCGATTTAAGACTAGATGATGATTATCAAACAGCAAACGTAATAGAAAGTTTAAAGCAAGCATCAAGCTTACTTGAACCTCATGGTATAGTGATGGTATTAGAGCCTCTTAATTTTAGGGATCATCCAGGATTGTTTTTGAGTGAGTCCCCCCAAGCTTATCAAATTTGCAAAGCAGTTGATTCACCTTCTTGTAAAATTCTTTTCGACATATATCATCAACAAATTCAAGAAGGTAACCTAATTCCAAATATTGAGGCCACTTGGGACGAAATTGGATATTTCCAAATTGGAGACAACCCAGGTCGTAACGAACCTTCTACTGGAGAAATCAATTATAAAAATGTATTTAAACATATTTATGATAAAGGGTACAAGGGAATATTAGGGATGGAACATGGCAACTCTATCGATGGCAAAAAAGGCGAATTATCAGTAATAGAGGCTTATAAAAATGCTTCCAACTTCTAA
- the glpK gene encoding glycerol kinase GlpK, producing the protein MSQQLILALDQGTTSSRSIVFDASGNNIASSQQDFEQIFPKNGWVEHDPEAIWQSQLKTINEVLSKDAYKIKDISAIGITNQRETTIVWNRKTGEPIYNAIVWQDRRTAAFCDQLKAKGYAEDIQEKTGLIIDAYFSGSKIKWILDNVLKAKDLAEKGELCFGTVDTWLIFKLTKGSVYVTDVSNASRTMIFNIHTLKWDKELLELFQIPEAMLPEVKSSSEIYGYAELFGEKIPIAGIAGDQQAALFGQLCTKKGMVKNTYGTGCFLLMNTGKTPVISQNQLLTTIAWQINGKTQYALEGSVFVGGAAVQWLRDGLNLIDDAKDIEVLANKVDDSDGVIVVPAFTGLGSPHWDPYARGSIQGISRGTNKSHLARATLEGIALQVYDIVKAMENDANMHLKELRVDGGASANNLLLQIQSDIFNCDVVRPTNLETTALGAAYLAGLAVGVFKNKKQIRKQWQKDKTFTPNTNTEKQLKLIAQWHKAVNRSKNWVVE; encoded by the coding sequence ATGTCTCAACAACTCATTCTGGCACTCGATCAAGGTACAACATCTAGCAGATCTATTGTTTTTGATGCAAGTGGAAACAACATTGCTTCATCGCAACAAGATTTTGAACAAATTTTCCCTAAAAATGGTTGGGTTGAGCACGATCCTGAAGCCATATGGCAATCGCAATTAAAAACTATAAACGAAGTACTTTCAAAAGATGCTTATAAAATAAAAGATATTTCTGCAATTGGTATTACCAACCAACGCGAAACTACCATAGTTTGGAACAGAAAAACTGGCGAACCTATTTATAATGCTATTGTTTGGCAAGATCGAAGAACAGCTGCTTTTTGCGATCAGTTAAAAGCTAAAGGCTATGCTGAAGACATTCAAGAAAAAACAGGATTAATCATAGATGCTTATTTTTCTGGATCTAAAATTAAATGGATATTAGATAATGTGCTTAAGGCTAAAGATTTGGCTGAAAAAGGCGAATTGTGCTTCGGTACAGTAGATACATGGCTAATCTTCAAGCTAACAAAAGGCAGCGTCTATGTTACGGATGTTAGTAACGCATCACGTACCATGATATTTAATATTCATACACTGAAATGGGATAAGGAATTGCTAGAGTTGTTTCAGATTCCAGAAGCAATGCTTCCAGAGGTAAAGTCGTCATCTGAAATATATGGCTATGCAGAATTGTTTGGTGAAAAAATTCCAATTGCAGGAATCGCAGGTGATCAACAAGCTGCGCTTTTTGGTCAACTATGTACAAAAAAGGGCATGGTAAAGAATACTTATGGTACAGGCTGTTTTCTATTAATGAATACAGGGAAGACACCAGTAATATCTCAAAATCAATTATTAACGACTATAGCTTGGCAAATCAATGGTAAAACGCAATATGCTCTAGAAGGTAGTGTTTTTGTTGGTGGTGCCGCTGTTCAATGGCTAAGAGATGGATTGAATTTAATTGATGATGCCAAAGATATTGAGGTTCTTGCCAACAAAGTGGATGATAGTGACGGAGTTATTGTTGTGCCTGCGTTTACAGGTTTAGGCTCACCTCATTGGGATCCTTATGCCAGAGGTAGTATTCAAGGTATTTCGCGAGGGACTAATAAATCGCATTTAGCAAGAGCTACTTTAGAAGGTATTGCATTGCAGGTTTATGATATAGTCAAAGCGATGGAGAATGACGCTAATATGCATTTAAAAGAATTGAGAGTAGATGGAGGTGCTTCAGCAAATAATTTGCTATTACAAATACAATCAGATATTTTTAATTGTGATGTTGTAAGACCGACAAACTTAGAAACCACTGCTCTAGGTGCTGCTTATTTAGCAGGTTTAGCAGTAGGTGTGTTTAAGAATAAAAAACAAATTCGTAAGCAGTGGCAAAAAGACAAAACATTTACTCCAAATACCAATACCGAAAAACAATTAAAATTAATTGCACAATGGCATAAAGCTGTTAACCGCAGTAAAAATTGGGTTGTAGAATAG